In Pseudobacter ginsenosidimutans, the following are encoded in one genomic region:
- the ruvA gene encoding Holliday junction branch migration protein RuvA produces the protein MIAFIRGNFVHKSPAVVQVEANGVGYELQISLNTYSAIQGLEKGLLYTHLAIREDAHVLYGFSDTVEKELFLQLISVSGVGAATARMMLSSVKPEEIVRAIAEANTKLLESIKGIGKKSAERIVLELKDKMAKSRLDANIPSASYNPTGQDALNALMALGIARAAGEQAIQKVLKAEPGLSVVEDIIKKALKTL, from the coding sequence ATGATCGCTTTTATACGGGGCAATTTCGTGCATAAATCACCGGCCGTAGTACAGGTGGAAGCCAATGGGGTGGGCTACGAACTTCAGATCAGTCTGAACACTTATTCCGCCATCCAGGGCCTCGAAAAAGGGTTGCTTTATACCCATCTCGCTATCCGGGAAGATGCACATGTTCTGTATGGTTTCTCTGATACTGTCGAAAAAGAACTGTTCCTCCAGCTGATCAGTGTGTCTGGTGTTGGTGCAGCAACAGCAAGGATGATGCTGTCTTCCGTTAAGCCTGAAGAAATAGTGAGGGCTATTGCCGAAGCCAATACCAAGCTGCTGGAAAGCATCAAGGGGATCGGTAAAAAATCCGCCGAACGAATTGTTCTGGAACTGAAGGATAAGATGGCCAAATCAAGGCTGGACGCAAATATTCCTTCAGCATCGTACAATCCAACGGGTCAGGATGCGTTAAATGCTCTGATGGCGCTGGGTATTGCCCGTGCCGCCGGTGAACAGGCTATTCAAAAGGTACTCAAAGCTGAACCGGGCCTTTCCGTAGTAGAAGACATTATTAAGAAAGCTTTAAAAACACTCTAA
- a CDS encoding beta-ketoacyl-ACP synthase III — protein sequence MSQKITAAITAVGGYVPEDKLTNFDLEKMVETNDEWIRTRTGIEERRILKGEGKGTSDMAVQVVLQILEKKNLSPLDIDAVIVGTVTPDMMFPSTANLVCHKAGLKNAWGFDLLAACSGFLYSFSTGAALIESGRYKKVIVIGADKMSSIIDYNDRATCIIFGDGAAGVLLEPNEEGYGMNDTILKSDGSGEPYLHMKAGGSRRPASMETVANKEHYAYQEGQTVFKAAVKGMADVSAELLERNNLTGEDIAWLVPHQANKRIIDATADRMGLSHDKVMLNIMRYGNTTAATIPLCLWEWEKQLKKGDNIVLAAFGGGFTWGATWIKWAY from the coding sequence ATGAGTCAAAAAATCACTGCCGCCATCACTGCCGTAGGCGGCTATGTTCCTGAAGATAAGCTGACCAATTTTGACCTGGAGAAAATGGTTGAGACCAATGACGAATGGATCCGCACCCGCACCGGGATCGAAGAAAGAAGGATATTGAAAGGTGAAGGAAAAGGTACTTCCGATATGGCAGTTCAGGTTGTGTTGCAAATCCTGGAGAAAAAGAACCTGAGCCCCCTTGACATCGACGCCGTGATCGTTGGCACTGTAACCCCGGACATGATGTTCCCCTCCACAGCCAACCTGGTTTGTCACAAGGCTGGACTGAAAAACGCCTGGGGCTTCGATCTCCTGGCCGCCTGCTCCGGATTCCTCTACTCCTTCTCTACAGGCGCCGCCCTCATAGAAAGCGGCCGCTACAAGAAAGTGATCGTGATCGGAGCTGACAAGATGAGCTCTATTATTGACTATAACGACCGCGCCACCTGCATCATTTTCGGCGATGGCGCTGCAGGTGTTCTGCTGGAACCCAATGAAGAAGGATATGGTATGAATGATACCATCCTGAAAAGCGATGGTTCCGGAGAGCCCTACCTCCACATGAAAGCCGGTGGATCACGCCGCCCCGCGAGTATGGAGACTGTTGCTAACAAGGAGCATTATGCGTACCAGGAAGGTCAGACCGTTTTCAAAGCCGCCGTTAAAGGAATGGCCGATGTAAGCGCTGAACTGCTGGAAAGAAATAATCTCACCGGTGAAGATATCGCCTGGCTGGTGCCTCACCAGGCCAACAAACGCATCATCGATGCCACTGCAGACAGAATGGGGCTGAGCCACGATAAAGTAATGCTCAATATCATGCGATATGGCAATACCACAGCCGCCACCATCCCTCTCTGTCTCTGGGAATGGGAAAAACAATTGAAGAAAGGAGATAATATAGTCCTCGCAGCCTTCGGTGGCGGATTTACCTGGGGCGCTACCTGGATCAAATGGGCTTACTAA
- a CDS encoding GNAT family N-acetyltransferase has protein sequence MEFNVRRAVKADCPRLMQLVVELAVFEKEPDAVTVSPQHFEQSGFGDNPVWWAFVATTTDPSGVETIHGFALYYIRYSTWKGQRLYLEDLIVTEEMRGKGLGKLLFDRVLQETREKKFSGMVWQVLDWNEPAIDFYKKYGAKLDQGWINCSLEL, from the coding sequence ATGGAATTCAACGTCCGGAGGGCCGTAAAGGCCGATTGCCCCCGATTGATGCAATTAGTTGTGGAACTGGCCGTGTTCGAGAAAGAACCCGATGCCGTTACCGTTTCTCCCCAACACTTTGAACAGAGCGGCTTTGGCGATAATCCCGTTTGGTGGGCATTTGTTGCTACCACCACCGACCCTTCGGGCGTTGAGACCATTCATGGATTTGCACTCTATTATATCCGCTACTCCACCTGGAAAGGTCAACGCCTTTACCTGGAAGACCTGATCGTTACAGAAGAGATGAGAGGCAAAGGCCTCGGAAAACTGTTGTTCGACAGGGTATTACAGGAAACCCGCGAAAAAAAATTCAGCGGCATGGTTTGGCAGGTGCTCGACTGGAATGAGCCGGCCATCGATTTTTATAAGAAATACGGCGCCAAACTTGATCAGGGCTGGATCAACTGTTCACTGGAATTGTGA
- a CDS encoding S41 family peptidase: MKPIIFLAIILTLAIYLPACKKSSGGGSSNNDRLKDSTILYARDIYLWYDKIPASFKARDYADPDAIMEAIRDYSIEPGFSDPVDRWSFAVTKNVWDDLSQGISSDFGLGIFYFASNDLRVSFVEPASPAGKANIKRSWQIKQINNSSNISTSNINFVSNAIFNSTNVTLLLGRQGKADTTIALTAATYLEQPIILDTIYTTGASKTGYLVFNSFLGDTTKIKNEFSRIFNKFNTAGVSDVVLDLRYNGGGYVLLQDELANYLAPPAANGQIMEEQKFNNKYSNYNSTSRFSRKGSLDLDRLFVIVSQNTASASELLINSLKPYLNVQLVGPTRTHGKPVGYFPIPVMDWYIFPVSFRTVNKNGEGNYFDGFTLNHQVGDGLDKAWGDITESCLAAALKYISTGAYARVVDPNGIMQLEPQTETSNDLLGAKRFRGAVALPKNLR; this comes from the coding sequence ATGAAACCAATCATTTTCCTGGCGATCATCCTCACACTCGCCATTTATCTTCCCGCCTGCAAGAAAAGCAGCGGAGGCGGATCCAGCAATAACGATCGCCTTAAAGATTCCACTATTCTGTACGCCCGCGATATTTATTTGTGGTACGATAAGATCCCCGCGTCTTTCAAAGCCAGGGATTATGCTGATCCCGACGCTATCATGGAAGCCATCAGGGATTATAGCATCGAGCCCGGATTTTCAGATCCGGTAGACAGATGGAGCTTTGCCGTTACCAAAAATGTATGGGACGATCTCAGCCAGGGCATCAGCAGTGATTTCGGTCTGGGCATTTTCTATTTTGCATCCAATGACCTGCGCGTAAGCTTTGTGGAACCCGCTTCACCGGCAGGTAAAGCCAATATCAAGCGCAGCTGGCAGATCAAACAGATCAACAACAGCTCCAATATCAGCACCAGCAATATCAATTTTGTATCCAACGCCATTTTCAACAGCACCAATGTTACGCTGTTACTCGGCAGGCAAGGTAAAGCAGACACCACCATTGCACTGACAGCCGCCACCTACCTGGAACAACCGATCATCCTGGATACCATCTATACAACCGGCGCCAGCAAGACCGGCTACCTGGTCTTCAACTCCTTCCTCGGAGATACAACAAAGATCAAGAACGAATTTTCACGCATCTTCAACAAGTTCAACACAGCCGGCGTGAGCGATGTGGTGCTGGACCTCCGCTATAACGGTGGCGGATATGTGCTTTTACAGGATGAGCTGGCCAATTACCTGGCCCCACCTGCTGCCAATGGCCAGATCATGGAAGAGCAAAAATTCAACAATAAATACTCCAACTACAATTCTACTTCAAGATTTAGCAGGAAAGGTTCCCTGGATCTGGACAGGCTATTCGTGATCGTTAGTCAGAACACAGCTTCTGCAAGTGAATTGCTCATCAACAGCCTGAAACCTTATCTCAATGTGCAATTGGTAGGACCAACCAGAACCCACGGCAAACCTGTGGGCTACTTCCCCATTCCTGTAATGGACTGGTATATCTTCCCTGTTTCTTTCCGCACTGTGAACAAAAATGGTGAAGGCAATTATTTCGATGGATTCACGCTGAATCACCAGGTTGGTGACGGGCTGGATAAAGCCTGGGGGGATATCACGGAGAGCTGCCTGGCAGCAGCCCTCAAATACATCAGCACCGGCGCATATGCAAGAGTGGTAGATCCGAATGGCATCATGCAACTGGAACCACAAACTGAAACCAGCAATGATCTGTTGGGAGCAAAACGGTTCAGGGGCGCCGTGGCTTTACCTAAAAATTTACGCTAA
- the fabD gene encoding ACP S-malonyltransferase has translation MKHAFVFPGQGSQFPGMGKDHYNLSVFAKKLFEQANEIVGFRISDIMFEGTEEDLRQTKVTQPAVFLHSVIAFKGIDSVKPEMVAGHSLGEFSALVANGVLSFEDGLKLVSIRAQAMQKACEIQPSTMAAVLGLDDAKVEEVCAAVAAETGEVVVPANYNCPGQLVISGTIKGIEVACERMKAAGAKRALVLPVGGAFHSPLMAPAREELKAAIETTTFYNPTCPVYQNVVAKAVMDREEIKKNLIDQLTGAVRWTQSVQAMITDGGNRFTEVGPGKVLQGLINKIDKTVTTEGVA, from the coding sequence ATGAAGCATGCTTTTGTGTTTCCCGGTCAAGGATCACAATTCCCGGGTATGGGAAAGGACCATTATAATTTGAGCGTTTTTGCCAAGAAGTTGTTTGAGCAGGCCAATGAGATTGTTGGCTTTCGCATTTCCGACATCATGTTTGAGGGAACTGAGGAAGATCTGCGTCAAACAAAAGTCACACAGCCTGCGGTTTTTCTCCATTCTGTGATTGCCTTCAAGGGCATTGATTCCGTGAAACCGGAAATGGTGGCAGGTCATTCACTCGGTGAGTTTTCTGCACTGGTGGCGAATGGCGTGCTGAGCTTTGAAGATGGTCTCAAACTGGTGAGCATCCGCGCGCAGGCCATGCAGAAAGCCTGTGAAATCCAGCCGTCCACTATGGCTGCCGTGCTGGGACTGGATGATGCAAAAGTGGAAGAGGTTTGTGCTGCCGTTGCTGCCGAAACCGGCGAAGTGGTAGTGCCTGCCAATTACAATTGCCCTGGTCAGCTGGTGATCAGCGGAACCATCAAAGGTATTGAAGTGGCTTGTGAAAGAATGAAGGCTGCCGGCGCCAAACGTGCCCTGGTACTGCCTGTAGGCGGAGCTTTCCATTCTCCGTTGATGGCGCCAGCCCGCGAAGAACTGAAAGCCGCTATCGAAACCACTACCTTCTACAATCCTACCTGCCCTGTTTATCAAAACGTGGTGGCCAAAGCAGTAATGGACAGGGAAGAGATCAAAAAGAACCTTATCGATCAACTTACCGGCGCTGTTCGCTGGACGCAGAGCGTTCAGGCGATGATCACTGATGGCGGTAACCGCTTCACAGAAGTTGGACCCGGCAAAGTATTGCAGGGATTGATCAACAAAATCGACAAAACTGTCACTACTGAAGGAGTTGCCTAA
- the folE gene encoding GTP cyclohydrolase I FolE gives MAYKKTEQYEDKITSGLIDNYREVLNLLGEDPQREGLVKTPERMAKAMQYLTQGYQLDANAILASAMFREEVSEMIIVKDIELYSMCEHHLLPFFGKAHVAYIPNGHITGLSKIARVVDVFSRRLQVQERLTTQILDAIKTTLRPLGVAVVIEASHLCMMMRGVQKQNSVTTTSAFWGEFEKSETRSEFTKLISSRLH, from the coding sequence ATGGCTTACAAGAAAACAGAACAATACGAAGATAAGATCACTTCAGGGCTGATTGATAACTACCGTGAAGTGTTGAATCTTCTGGGTGAGGACCCGCAGCGCGAAGGATTGGTGAAGACTCCCGAAAGAATGGCCAAAGCCATGCAATATCTCACACAGGGTTACCAGTTGGATGCCAATGCAATCCTTGCCAGCGCCATGTTCCGTGAAGAAGTAAGCGAAATGATCATCGTAAAAGATATCGAACTGTACAGCATGTGCGAGCACCACCTGCTGCCATTCTTCGGTAAAGCTCATGTTGCGTATATCCCTAACGGTCATATCACCGGGTTGAGCAAGATCGCCCGCGTGGTGGACGTTTTCTCCAGGAGACTGCAGGTACAGGAAAGACTTACCACCCAGATCCTGGATGCCATCAAAACAACGCTCCGTCCCCTCGGCGTAGCCGTGGTGATCGAAGCTTCCCACCTTTGTATGATGATGCGTGGCGTACAGAAACAAAATTCTGTTACCACTACTTCAGCTTTCTGGGGAGAATTCGAAAAAAGTGAAACACGCAGTGAATTCACCAAACTGATCTCCTCCAGATTACACTAG
- a CDS encoding 6-pyruvoyl trahydropterin synthase family protein, producing MSRKVAVFRKEHFNAAHRLYNPAWDMAKNDAVFGKCNNPNFHGHNYELVVKVVGEPDPETGYVMDLKILSDLIRDEVLEHFDHRNLNLDTPFFKDSNPTAENICIVIYELLRAKIDPKFDLQVRLYETERNFVEYPVNN from the coding sequence ATGAGCAGGAAAGTAGCCGTATTCCGGAAAGAACATTTCAATGCAGCTCACCGGTTGTACAATCCCGCATGGGATATGGCAAAGAATGATGCCGTATTCGGAAAATGCAACAATCCTAATTTTCACGGGCACAATTATGAACTGGTAGTGAAAGTAGTGGGAGAACCTGATCCTGAAACCGGGTATGTGATGGACCTCAAGATCCTGAGTGACCTGATCCGCGATGAAGTGCTGGAACATTTCGATCACCGTAACCTTAACCTTGATACGCCTTTTTTCAAAGACAGTAACCCGACTGCTGAAAATATCTGCATCGTGATCTACGAACTGCTGCGCGCAAAGATCGATCCCAAATTCGATCTGCAGGTCCGTCTCTATGAAACAGAGCGGAACTTCGTGGAATACCCGGTGAACAACTAA
- a CDS encoding 6-pyruvoyl trahydropterin synthase family protein → MVYLTRVEHFNAAHKLYNPAWSKEKNEQVFGKCANEHWHGHNYELLVTIKGKPDPDTGFLYDVKQLSKLIQQHVLDKLDHKNLNMDVDFMQGQLCSTENLAIAIWQQLQPHLPQTVKLHCIKLYETPRIFVEYFGG, encoded by the coding sequence ATGGTGTATCTGACTCGTGTTGAACACTTTAATGCCGCTCACAAGCTTTATAACCCCGCCTGGAGCAAAGAAAAGAATGAACAGGTTTTTGGCAAATGCGCCAATGAGCATTGGCATGGTCACAATTATGAATTGCTGGTCACCATCAAAGGCAAGCCAGATCCCGATACCGGATTCCTGTATGATGTGAAGCAGTTGAGCAAACTGATACAACAACATGTACTGGACAAGCTGGACCACAAGAATCTCAATATGGACGTGGATTTCATGCAGGGGCAGCTTTGTTCTACGGAAAACCTGGCCATTGCCATCTGGCAGCAATTACAGCCGCATTTGCCCCAGACTGTAAAGCTGCATTGTATCAAACTGTACGAAACACCAAGGATTTTTGTTGAATACTTTGGAGGGTAA
- the mqnB gene encoding futalosine hydrolase: MEIMLVAATPLEIAPTLEWLQKNELRTKAGIRVNAVITGIGSMQTTYRLMHAIQQQKPDAMIQAGIAGSFSLTCPPGTLAIVQEESLGDLGVEEEGSFKDLFDMNLQQAAVFPFTDTALLNPYTSYWAHLGLPLVKAVTINEITTSPQRIRILQQKYSAIVESMEGAAFHYVSLQQKIPFLQLRAVSNMVGERDKKNWLMKESINLLNQQLINILQEPEIFSEQ, encoded by the coding sequence ATGGAAATAATGCTGGTGGCCGCCACTCCGCTGGAAATTGCGCCCACGCTGGAATGGCTGCAAAAAAATGAGCTCCGCACTAAAGCAGGAATAAGGGTGAATGCAGTGATCACCGGCATCGGCAGTATGCAAACCACTTACCGTCTGATGCATGCCATTCAGCAGCAAAAGCCCGATGCCATGATCCAGGCCGGTATCGCAGGCAGTTTTTCCCTCACCTGCCCACCGGGCACACTCGCCATTGTTCAGGAAGAATCTCTGGGTGATCTTGGCGTGGAAGAAGAAGGGAGTTTCAAAGACCTGTTCGATATGAACCTTCAGCAAGCTGCCGTATTCCCATTTACAGATACTGCATTGCTCAATCCTTATACATCGTATTGGGCCCATCTCGGGCTGCCATTGGTGAAAGCCGTTACCATTAACGAGATCACTACTTCGCCACAACGCATCAGGATCCTGCAACAAAAGTATTCCGCGATTGTTGAATCTATGGAAGGAGCTGCATTCCATTATGTGTCGCTTCAGCAAAAAATCCCTTTCCTGCAATTGAGAGCCGTCAGCAATATGGTGGGCGAAAGGGATAAGAAGAACTGGCTGATGAAAGAGTCTATCAACCTGCTCAACCAGCAATTGATCAACATACTGCAGGAACCGGAAATATTTAGTGAACAATAA
- a CDS encoding 1,4-dihydroxy-6-naphthoate synthase, with protein MKLTLGFSPCPNDTFIFDALVNKKIDTEGLEVEPVLEDVQTLNEWALKGKLDITKISYGVLPLIIKDYIVLNAGGALGKGVGPLFITRNDGEVKPVEEMTVAIPGEQTTAHMLFSLAYPQVRKKKFLLFSEIEDAILNGQVDAGVIIHENRFTYQDKGLLKLADLGEYWETTTSNPIPLGGIVIRRNIDPVLQRRADSLIRRSLEYSFAHYPAVTDYVKQHAQEMSEAVMRQHIDLYVNNYSLDLGSDGRSAVKKFLDIYGNLHQTSVNGTELFLENNL; from the coding sequence ATGAAACTTACTCTTGGCTTTTCTCCCTGCCCGAATGATACATTCATCTTCGATGCACTGGTGAATAAGAAGATCGATACGGAAGGTCTGGAAGTAGAACCGGTACTCGAAGATGTTCAAACCCTCAACGAATGGGCATTGAAGGGAAAGCTGGATATCACCAAGATCAGTTATGGTGTGCTTCCGCTGATCATCAAGGATTATATCGTGCTCAATGCAGGTGGAGCACTCGGCAAAGGCGTTGGGCCGCTCTTCATCACCCGAAATGATGGAGAAGTGAAACCAGTGGAGGAAATGACCGTTGCCATTCCCGGTGAACAAACCACTGCACATATGCTCTTCTCGCTCGCTTATCCGCAAGTGAGAAAAAAGAAATTCCTGCTCTTCTCTGAAATCGAAGATGCTATTTTGAATGGACAGGTGGATGCCGGTGTGATCATCCATGAAAATCGTTTTACGTATCAGGACAAAGGCCTCCTCAAACTCGCAGATCTGGGAGAATACTGGGAAACCACTACCAGCAATCCTATTCCACTGGGCGGCATCGTGATCAGGCGTAATATCGATCCTGTTCTGCAACGCCGTGCAGACAGTCTCATCCGCAGGAGCCTTGAATACTCATTTGCGCATTATCCTGCTGTTACAGATTATGTAAAACAGCACGCACAGGAAATGAGCGAGGCAGTGATGCGTCAGCATATCGATCTCTATGTAAATAATTATTCACTGGACCTGGGCTCAGATGGCAGATCAGCCGTGAAGAAATTCCTGGATATTTATGGGAACCTTCACCAGACTTCTGTGAATGGAACGGAATTGTTTTTGGAGAATAACCTGTAG
- a CDS encoding cryptochrome/photolyase family protein, whose product MKKLNIFWFRRDLRLDDNAGLYQALRQAEPVLPVFIFDTNILDQLDNKQDNRVAFIHAALQGLQEQLLAQGAALLVVHDTPLNAFAQLLKHYPVAAVYTNHDYELYAKDRDEAVRILLNEHNIPLHTFKDQVIFEKNEVVKDDGKPYTVFTPYSKRWLATLNDFYQGSYPNRKYFHNFYQQEAMAIPSLRKIGFKESDQPYPATVLKKLLIQRYSEQRDIPSLQGTTRLGVHLRFGTVSIRKVLQQTIPLSATFVNELIWRDFFQMILWHFPHVGQGKAFRPAYDLIRWRNNEMEFERWCQGRTGYPIVDAGMRELNATGFMHNRVRMIVASFLCKHLLIDWRWGEAYFAEKLLDYEFASNNGNWQWAAGSGCDAAPYFRVFNPTLQAKKFDPELKYVRRWVPELDDFGYPEPIVDHEFARKRCLEAYSKALKRE is encoded by the coding sequence ATGAAGAAACTGAACATTTTCTGGTTTCGCCGAGACCTTCGTCTCGATGATAATGCCGGGCTCTATCAAGCCCTCAGGCAGGCTGAACCTGTGTTGCCTGTATTTATCTTCGATACGAATATTCTCGATCAGCTCGATAATAAGCAAGACAATAGAGTGGCATTCATTCATGCCGCATTGCAAGGCTTGCAGGAGCAGCTGCTGGCACAGGGCGCTGCATTGCTGGTTGTTCACGATACGCCGCTGAATGCATTTGCACAGTTGTTGAAGCATTATCCTGTTGCAGCAGTATACACCAATCATGATTATGAACTGTACGCAAAAGACAGGGATGAAGCAGTTCGGATCTTACTGAATGAACACAATATTCCGCTTCATACATTCAAAGACCAGGTGATCTTTGAGAAGAACGAAGTAGTGAAAGATGATGGAAAACCTTACACAGTATTCACGCCCTACAGTAAACGATGGCTGGCTACACTGAACGATTTTTATCAAGGGTCTTATCCCAACAGAAAATATTTCCACAACTTTTATCAGCAGGAAGCAATGGCCATTCCTTCATTGAGGAAGATCGGTTTTAAAGAATCGGACCAACCATATCCTGCAACAGTGCTGAAGAAGTTACTCATCCAGCGATACAGTGAACAGCGCGATATCCCTTCGTTACAGGGCACTACTCGTTTGGGCGTTCACCTGCGGTTCGGTACCGTGAGCATTCGCAAAGTGTTGCAGCAGACAATTCCATTGAGCGCCACTTTTGTGAATGAGCTCATCTGGCGCGATTTCTTCCAGATGATCCTCTGGCATTTCCCGCATGTAGGACAGGGAAAAGCTTTCAGGCCTGCGTACGACCTGATCCGATGGCGCAATAATGAAATGGAATTTGAAAGATGGTGCCAGGGAAGAACGGGTTATCCCATTGTTGATGCGGGCATGCGTGAGCTCAATGCTACTGGTTTCATGCATAATCGTGTGCGCATGATCGTTGCATCATTCCTGTGCAAGCATTTGCTGATCGATTGGCGATGGGGCGAGGCATATTTTGCGGAGAAATTACTGGATTACGAATTCGCTTCCAACAATGGCAACTGGCAATGGGCGGCAGGAAGCGGTTGCGATGCTGCACCATATTTCCGCGTATTCAATCCCACACTGCAGGCAAAGAAATTTGATCCGGAATTGAAGTATGTAAGAAGATGGGTGCCGGAGCTGGACGATTTCGGTTATCCCGAACCGATAGTGGATCATGAGTTTGCAAGAAAGCGCTGCCTGGAAGCATACAGTAAAGCGTTGAAACGGGAATGA
- a CDS encoding aminotransferase class IV, translating into MSTFDYFNGSFIPGGSPVTGANSRALRYGDGLFETVKLIDNRLLLADAHFDRLFHGLSLLQFEIPKHFTRGFITENILQLVRKNKTEKAARIRLSILRSNGGPYDPESMQPQLLIQCWPLPEHAMQLNQNGLQIGIYADARKACDVFANLKSNNYLPYLMAAQFAKRNQLNDAVLLNVFDRICDASIANIAWVKNGTIFTPPLTEGCVAGVMRRHLLEQCGRITGVTMKEQAGTAEDLAEADEVFLTNAISGIRRVAQCGDKKYGHSLTTQLYDQLIRPLHH; encoded by the coding sequence ATGTCTACATTCGATTATTTCAACGGTTCATTCATTCCCGGCGGCTCTCCGGTTACTGGCGCCAACAGCCGCGCCCTGCGATATGGCGATGGGCTCTTCGAAACGGTGAAGCTCATCGATAACAGGCTGCTTCTCGCCGATGCGCATTTCGACCGTCTCTTCCATGGACTCAGTTTGCTTCAATTCGAAATTCCCAAACATTTCACCCGCGGGTTCATTACAGAAAACATCCTGCAGCTCGTTCGAAAAAATAAAACAGAAAAAGCTGCCCGCATCCGCTTAAGTATACTCCGGTCAAACGGCGGCCCTTATGACCCTGAAAGTATGCAACCTCAGTTGCTCATTCAATGCTGGCCATTGCCGGAACATGCCATGCAGCTCAATCAAAACGGATTGCAGATCGGCATCTATGCAGACGCACGGAAAGCCTGCGACGTTTTCGCCAATCTCAAATCGAACAACTATCTTCCTTACCTGATGGCTGCACAGTTTGCAAAACGGAATCAGCTCAATGATGCTGTTTTGTTGAACGTTTTCGACCGGATTTGCGATGCAAGTATCGCAAATATTGCCTGGGTCAAAAATGGAACGATCTTTACCCCGCCTTTGACTGAAGGCTGTGTGGCCGGCGTTATGCGCCGTCATCTCCTGGAACAATGCGGTCGCATTACAGGAGTAACTATGAAAGAACAGGCCGGCACTGCAGAGGACCTTGCAGAAGCCGATGAAGTTTTTCTTACCAATGCCATCAGCGGGATCCGCCGGGTGGCGCAATGCGGAGATAAGAAATACGGTCATTCTCTCACCACACAGCTCTATGATCAGCTGATCAGGCCATTGCATCATTAA
- a CDS encoding response regulator transcription factor, protein MKKPDGERLIRVAIADDHALFRAGVKTALSAKKDVELIAEADNGMQLINLLKHIEPDVILLDIQMPIMDGIQTLPEIRKVRPEAKVIVLSMHNDHSMISKLMEIGANSYLTKNSDSETIYQAIKTCFEQEFFFNELTNKALLTGLRTKRTDLAGPQDVNLSDKEMRVLKLMCEEKTTKEIADIVEISPRTVEAIRDKLKTKTGAKSMAGLVMYAVKNGIIDQNGN, encoded by the coding sequence ATGAAAAAACCAGATGGAGAAAGGCTCATAAGAGTAGCAATTGCGGATGATCACGCCCTTTTCAGGGCAGGCGTTAAAACGGCCCTGTCGGCTAAAAAAGATGTGGAGCTCATTGCGGAAGCAGACAATGGCATGCAACTGATCAATCTGTTGAAACACATAGAGCCTGATGTTATTCTCCTTGATATCCAGATGCCTATCATGGATGGCATCCAAACACTCCCCGAGATCAGGAAGGTTCGCCCCGAAGCAAAAGTGATTGTGCTCTCGATGCACAACGATCACTCCATGATCAGTAAGCTCATGGAGATCGGTGCCAATTCCTATCTCACCAAAAACTCCGACTCGGAAACCATTTACCAGGCCATCAAAACCTGTTTCGAGCAGGAGTTCTTCTTCAACGAGCTCACCAATAAAGCACTGCTCACCGGTCTTCGCACCAAAAGAACAGACCTTGCCGGTCCACAGGATGTAAACCTTTCCGACAAGGAAATGCGCGTGCTCAAGCTTATGTGTGAGGAGAAAACTACCAAGGAGATCGCTGATATTGTGGAAATAAGCCCCCGCACTGTGGAAGCGATCCGCGATAAACTGAAAACCAAAACAGGAGCTAAATCAATGGCCGGCCTGGTAATGTATGCAGTGAAGAACGGCATTATCGATCAGAACGGCAATTAA